The following proteins are co-located in the Streptosporangium brasiliense genome:
- a CDS encoding glycosyltransferase — protein sequence MSAPRIPGNDYGVLGPPAPGTWEPRLPVSVVIPARAQQDKLDLTLAALAVQTYPAHLLEVIVVDDGSAPPLRLPEIVPDNTRLLRVPEGRWGIASALEAGTAAAGGEVIHRMDADIVSYRDHVETHMRWHHLADYLVVLGTLRFTAMAGTPPTAAEVQIAVAKDRADTLFEADPDHRHGWIDELVAAHRGFRDAPSPLLHRVHVGATVSLPAALLKAAGGLDTSLTLGEDTELGYRLTQTGAVFVPDAEALGWHLGTTTAMRRAGEVRRHNDPFIADRVPYRRNLRTDAGRQWLVPYVDVVVDARDASFEDVRASVDGALASTLPDVHVTLTGPWASLTGGRRAPLDDPLLDLRLLRAQYAHEGRVSFAERAPATSFPAPFRLTCPAGWVPGAESLAMLVGQADKDDEGLLLVALEEDASGVVAARLERTSAVARALRVVRDGESLDDVIADLYGATWLDAESWRLRPAARAYPHWASDRNREAVRWRAEAESRRREAERAQRQVAALKAELKELRASAAKGTRDTARWKEKAEQRRLEAVALRQAQKRSLLGRAARRLRGLVEGAR from the coding sequence GTGAGCGCGCCGCGGATCCCGGGCAACGACTACGGGGTGCTCGGCCCGCCCGCCCCCGGGACGTGGGAGCCGCGGCTGCCGGTGAGCGTGGTGATCCCCGCCAGGGCGCAGCAGGACAAGCTCGACCTCACGCTGGCCGCCCTCGCCGTCCAGACCTACCCCGCGCACCTGCTCGAAGTGATCGTCGTGGACGACGGCAGCGCGCCGCCGCTCCGGCTGCCCGAGATCGTCCCGGACAACACCAGGCTCCTGCGGGTGCCCGAGGGCCGCTGGGGCATCGCCTCTGCGCTGGAGGCCGGTACGGCGGCCGCCGGCGGCGAGGTGATCCACCGGATGGACGCCGACATCGTCTCCTACCGCGACCACGTGGAGACGCACATGCGCTGGCACCACCTGGCCGACTACCTGGTGGTGCTGGGGACGCTGCGCTTCACCGCCATGGCGGGCACGCCGCCCACCGCGGCCGAGGTCCAGATCGCCGTCGCCAAGGACAGGGCCGACACCCTTTTCGAGGCGGACCCCGACCACCGGCACGGCTGGATCGACGAGCTCGTCGCCGCCCACCGCGGCTTCCGCGACGCGCCCAGCCCGCTGCTGCACCGCGTCCACGTCGGCGCGACGGTCTCGCTGCCGGCGGCCCTGCTGAAGGCCGCCGGGGGCCTGGACACCTCCCTGACGCTCGGCGAGGACACCGAGCTCGGCTACCGCCTCACCCAGACGGGCGCGGTGTTCGTCCCGGACGCCGAGGCGCTCGGCTGGCACCTGGGCACGACGACGGCGATGCGCAGGGCCGGTGAGGTCAGACGGCACAACGACCCCTTCATCGCCGACCGCGTGCCCTACCGGCGCAACCTGCGCACCGACGCGGGGCGCCAGTGGCTGGTCCCCTACGTCGACGTCGTGGTGGACGCCCGGGACGCCTCCTTCGAGGACGTCCGGGCGAGCGTGGACGGGGCGCTGGCCAGCACCCTGCCCGACGTGCACGTCACCCTGACCGGCCCGTGGGCGTCGCTGACCGGCGGGCGCCGCGCGCCGCTGGACGACCCGCTGCTCGATCTGCGGCTGCTGCGCGCGCAGTACGCCCACGAGGGCCGCGTCTCGTTCGCCGAGCGGGCCCCCGCGACCTCCTTCCCCGCGCCGTTCCGCCTCACCTGCCCGGCCGGATGGGTGCCCGGGGCGGAGTCGCTGGCCATGCTGGTCGGACAGGCCGACAAGGACGACGAGGGCCTGCTGCTCGTGGCGCTGGAGGAGGACGCGTCGGGCGTCGTGGCCGCCCGCCTGGAGCGGACCTCCGCCGTCGCGCGGGCGCTGCGCGTCGTCCGCGACGGCGAGTCCCTGGACGACGTGATCGCCGACCTGTACGGCGCCACCTGGCTGGACGCCGAGTCGTGGCGGCTGCGGCCGGCGGCGCGGGCCTACCCCCACTGGGCCTCGGACCGCAACCGGGAGGCCGTGCGCTGGCGCGCGGAGGCCGAGTCGCGCAGGCGGGAGGCCGAGCGTGCCCAGCGGCAGGTCGCGGCGCTCAAGGCCGAGCTGAAGGAGCTGCGCGCCTCGGCGGCCAAGGGCACCCGCGACACCGCGAGGTGGAAGGAGAAGGCCGAGCAGCGCCGGCTGGAGGCCGTCGCGCTGCGCCAGGCGCAGAAACGCTCCCTCCTCGGCCGCGCCGCCCGCCGCCTCCGCGGGCTCGTGGAGGGCGCCCGGTAG
- a CDS encoding glycosyltransferase produces the protein MSLLTDLVRAAGERNGKRRVLVYCAGFETLDGLEPYGPIDLDGDLGDAPRAEEGAAEILVLARTPTDLRRAATLQSLLPMATRVVVAVEETPHWYTAPVLSPTPAHRWRSLTELRVHQPRRPAWVVEAGFSKPTPAGRTLAATARAFAGHRMDAVAAPVAGLAGPGAAHWRPGDPNAAPAGVTGPVPDRFGARGGDLVLRTTGQDPPPWSGDETPVDRPVAELMSWERIGRPGGARVLGSDLGDLSEPRAIPPVDDRSVNPMGFITVPSLGMAELSVESGRWSVICEGRTLTAFGASGCVTDVDVSRIRQVRGVRVDWRRSHSGPVAALRVVTGLAAAGVPLICGTVPRWAGALGPELTRLITSADEATLQDDLEREEHSIRLRREALRTHGVRTRWEQLGAPTAPAPLTSVLLATRRPEMVRFALEQMARQRGAEFEVILALHGIPAGHPDVAGALASYEQPITVFEAGRETVFGAVLNEAAARASGSFLLKMDDDDWYGPDFVSDLLLAHSYSGADVVGMVPEFVYLAAIGVTVHREQVTEQITNFIAGGTIFAERSAFEAVGGFRTLPGTIDAQFQHAVQAAGGQIYRTQGLGYILRRGNVANHTWREPIGTFLRRNKRQWRGFRPSALMELPAEEV, from the coding sequence ATGTCTCTTCTGACCGATCTCGTCCGCGCCGCGGGCGAGCGCAACGGCAAACGGCGTGTCCTCGTCTACTGCGCGGGCTTCGAGACGCTCGACGGGCTGGAGCCGTACGGGCCGATCGACCTCGACGGCGACCTCGGTGACGCCCCGCGGGCCGAGGAGGGCGCCGCCGAGATCCTGGTGCTCGCCCGGACGCCGACCGACCTGCGCAGGGCCGCGACCCTGCAGTCCCTGCTGCCCATGGCCACGCGGGTCGTCGTCGCCGTGGAGGAGACGCCCCACTGGTACACCGCGCCGGTGCTGTCCCCCACGCCCGCGCACCGCTGGCGGTCGCTGACCGAGCTGCGCGTGCACCAGCCCAGGCGGCCCGCGTGGGTGGTGGAGGCGGGCTTCTCCAAGCCCACGCCCGCCGGCCGTACGCTCGCCGCGACCGCCAGGGCGTTCGCCGGGCACCGGATGGACGCCGTCGCGGCGCCCGTGGCGGGCCTGGCGGGCCCCGGCGCGGCGCACTGGCGACCCGGCGACCCCAACGCGGCCCCGGCCGGCGTGACCGGCCCGGTCCCCGACCGGTTCGGCGCCCGCGGCGGCGACCTGGTCCTGCGCACCACCGGCCAGGATCCGCCGCCCTGGTCCGGCGACGAGACCCCGGTGGACCGCCCGGTCGCCGAGCTGATGAGCTGGGAGCGGATCGGCCGCCCCGGCGGGGCCAGGGTCCTGGGGAGCGACCTCGGGGACCTGTCCGAGCCCCGGGCCATCCCGCCGGTCGACGACCGCTCGGTCAACCCCATGGGCTTCATCACGGTGCCGTCGCTCGGCATGGCCGAGCTGTCGGTGGAGTCCGGCCGCTGGTCGGTCATCTGCGAGGGCCGCACGCTCACCGCCTTCGGCGCCTCCGGCTGCGTCACCGACGTGGACGTCAGCCGGATCAGGCAGGTCAGGGGGGTGCGCGTGGACTGGCGGCGCAGCCACAGCGGCCCGGTGGCCGCGCTCCGGGTCGTCACCGGACTGGCCGCGGCCGGGGTGCCGCTGATCTGCGGCACCGTGCCCCGCTGGGCGGGCGCCCTGGGCCCCGAGCTGACCAGGCTGATCACCTCGGCCGACGAGGCCACCCTCCAGGACGACCTGGAGCGGGAGGAGCACAGCATCCGGCTCCGCCGCGAGGCGCTGCGCACCCACGGCGTCCGCACCCGCTGGGAGCAGCTGGGCGCCCCCACCGCGCCCGCGCCGCTGACCTCGGTGCTGCTGGCCACCCGCCGGCCGGAGATGGTGCGCTTCGCGCTGGAGCAGATGGCCAGGCAGCGCGGCGCCGAGTTCGAGGTGATCCTCGCCCTGCACGGGATCCCCGCCGGGCACCCCGACGTGGCGGGGGCGCTGGCCTCCTACGAGCAGCCGATCACCGTGTTCGAGGCCGGCCGGGAGACCGTCTTCGGAGCCGTGCTGAACGAGGCCGCGGCCAGGGCCTCGGGCTCGTTCCTGCTGAAGATGGACGACGACGACTGGTACGGGCCCGACTTCGTCTCCGACCTGCTGCTGGCCCACTCCTACTCGGGGGCCGACGTCGTGGGCATGGTCCCGGAGTTCGTCTATCTGGCGGCGATCGGGGTGACCGTCCACCGCGAACAGGTGACCGAGCAGATCACCAACTTCATCGCCGGAGGGACCATCTTCGCCGAGCGCTCCGCCTTCGAGGCCGTGGGCGGCTTCCGCACGCTGCCGGGCACGATCGACGCCCAGTTCCAGCACGCCGTGCAGGCCGCCGGCGGGCAGATCTACCGCACCCAGGGCCTGGGCTACATCCTGCGGCGCGGCAACGTCGCCAACCACACCTGGCGCGAGCCGATCGGCACGTTCCTGCGGCGCAACAAACGCCAGTGGCGCGGCTTCCGGCCCAGCGCGCTCATGGAACTGCCCGCGGAGGAGGTGTGA
- a CDS encoding glycosyltransferase family 2 protein — protein MSVVIPAHDCQEALDRTLAGLAAQSYPAHLMEVIVADDGSDPPLRIPGLAPANTRLVRVPDGRWGRGWARQTGAAAAAGDVLHWVDSDMILDREHVEAHMRWHHLASYAVVLGDVRFTPEGVAPLAREIFAAVTAGDAGGLFEGSAPHAWRADLLEETRWLRDAGAAAYRLHSGATTSVPVALLRSVGGVNTALNMGEDTDLGFRLAQAGAVFIPDPQARGWHLGPSTVMLREREVHRHNWSVLPDLIPDLRWLRTHPRRNWLVPYVHVVVDARGASYEDVRASVDSALAGTLVDVAVTVVGPWAALPGGRRSSLDEPLLDMRLVRNLYAYEPRVSFTEETPRSSAPAPFRLTLPAGWALGADSLTELLKLAEGEGYGLLSAVLDGAGEPDEADGPDRADGTGTEVRAVRLERTAAFARAALVGAPDGPDDPDGLVHELFGSFWVSADDFGVTTAGEAEPLGGDPAKWRAGAARWKREAERLEGEVADLRAETERLRAELRQSAEGPQRGPLREIIATAMRQGKAG, from the coding sequence GTGAGCGTGGTGATCCCGGCGCACGACTGCCAGGAGGCCCTGGACCGCACGCTCGCCGGGCTGGCCGCGCAGAGCTACCCGGCGCACCTGATGGAGGTGATCGTCGCCGACGACGGCAGCGACCCGCCGCTGCGGATCCCCGGGCTCGCCCCGGCCAACACCCGGCTCGTCCGGGTGCCCGACGGCCGCTGGGGACGCGGCTGGGCCCGCCAGACCGGCGCTGCCGCGGCGGCCGGCGACGTCCTGCACTGGGTCGACTCCGACATGATCCTCGACCGGGAGCACGTCGAGGCGCACATGCGCTGGCACCACCTCGCCTCCTACGCCGTGGTGCTCGGCGACGTCCGCTTCACCCCCGAGGGCGTCGCCCCCCTCGCCCGGGAGATCTTCGCGGCCGTGACGGCCGGGGACGCCGGGGGGCTGTTCGAGGGGTCGGCTCCGCACGCGTGGCGGGCGGACCTGCTGGAGGAGACCAGGTGGCTGCGGGACGCGGGCGCGGCGGCCTACCGCCTGCACTCGGGGGCCACCACCTCGGTCCCCGTGGCGCTCCTGCGCTCGGTCGGCGGGGTGAACACCGCGCTGAACATGGGCGAGGACACCGACCTCGGCTTCCGTCTCGCCCAGGCGGGCGCGGTCTTCATCCCCGACCCCCAGGCGCGCGGCTGGCATCTCGGCCCGTCCACCGTCATGCTCCGCGAGCGGGAGGTGCACCGGCACAACTGGTCGGTCCTGCCCGATCTCATCCCCGACCTGCGCTGGCTGCGCACCCACCCGCGCAGGAACTGGCTGGTGCCGTACGTGCACGTCGTCGTCGACGCCCGCGGCGCCTCCTACGAGGACGTCCGGGCGAGCGTGGACTCCGCGCTGGCGGGCACCCTCGTCGACGTGGCCGTCACCGTGGTCGGGCCGTGGGCCGCGCTCCCCGGCGGGCGCCGCTCCTCCCTGGACGAGCCGCTGCTCGACATGCGGCTGGTACGCAACCTCTACGCCTACGAGCCGCGTGTCTCCTTCACCGAGGAGACGCCCCGCAGCTCCGCGCCCGCGCCGTTCCGCCTCACCCTCCCCGCCGGGTGGGCGCTCGGCGCCGACAGCCTGACCGAGCTGCTGAAGCTCGCCGAGGGCGAGGGGTACGGCCTGCTGAGCGCGGTGCTCGACGGAGCAGGTGAACCGGACGAGGCGGACGGGCCGGACCGGGCGGACGGGACGGGGACCGAGGTCAGGGCGGTCAGGCTGGAGCGCACCGCCGCTTTCGCCAGGGCCGCGCTGGTCGGCGCCCCCGACGGCCCCGACGACCCCGACGGCCTGGTGCACGAGCTGTTCGGCTCGTTCTGGGTGAGCGCCGACGATTTCGGCGTCACGACCGCCGGCGAGGCGGAGCCCCTCGGCGGCGATCCCGCCAAGTGGCGGGCCGGCGCGGCCCGGTGGAAACGCGAGGCGGAACGCCTGGAGGGCGAGGTGGCCGACCTCCGCGCCGAGACCGAGCGCCTGCGGGCCGAGCTCAGGCAGTCGGCGGAAGGTCCGCAGCGCGGTCCCCTGCGCGAGATCATCGCGACGGCCATGCGGCAGGGGAAGGCCGGCTGA